A region of Vespula vulgaris chromosome 1, iyVesVulg1.1, whole genome shotgun sequence DNA encodes the following proteins:
- the LOC127067046 gene encoding protein zer-1 homolog: MAELDDLYHSDQYLGPETLTDLCFKLICDNLDIISVKDKHGHRTLRKGLAFPAEICHKFIEYMQRSETRENDDCFFSIFKDTTATRLKRVKIISCSLTDASVETLMKHKLTDLELTNCTNLTVLSIEHVNANSENLRSLVFHGTSMVIPSRLTFGTDENSPVKHYERGYVFKTPNLRRLALGYVGIPEREYSLLLAGLTNLTHLDLSNCFEVLNFDFYDHVPNLVSLTLYNVKVNGDPIAFVNNICHLKKLRHLDISQSNFKQGQFEHPNRILRRIVLGLPELVSLDIGGTNLAGRGVAERPLDTVLEDLTNNALCDIPGLASRIHKPLQFLGLYGTAHAACKRHDIPAKVIAGDANEDQILIAAHVCMNNKQELLQKVLSDLYHVFRYENCQRMDQALRTVLEAMEKHPYQKHIQISGSATLFYIVKMKEKGELVVGVRKRIISTLLTGMSLHRDEETMMRNGCLALCQFRIPQDVMFNYEALVKVLLHSAKHAEPEGFVQRIGIYLLNSLACQVEGKEKCLLGKLGCVKTMLELVEYRVESGIFDDVLEVAWSTMWNMTDETAINCQRFLDERGMVLFLKCVKRYPGKEELLRNMMGLLGNVAEVDYLRVHLMQHRYVCVFANLLRSNSDGIEVSYNATGILAHMASDGVEAWTLDKPSRDEVLDFMVQAIERWDLSAERNINYRSFLPLLRLLDVYHTPECQHWAVWALANLTNVYPHKYCSLVIKEGGIEKLNALKIDRRPYERIKELATIVIENCCQDNSHSNDGNYLQAHSDAEYSLDG; this comes from the exons ATGGCCGAACTGGATGATCTATATCATTCAGATCAGTACCTAGGTCCAGAGACGCTTACAGATCTTTGCTTCAAATTAATTTGTGACAATCTTGATATCATTTCGGTCAAAGACAAGCACGGTCATCGTACTCTACGCAAAGGACTTGCCTTCCCTGCAGAAATATGTCATAAGTTTATCGAGTATATGCAGCGAAGTGAAACAAGAGAAAACGATGACtgcttcttttctatcttcaaGGATACAACAGCCACAAGACTAAAACGTGTTAAAATTATAAGTTGTAGTTTGACAGATGCTTCTGTTGAAACATTAATGAAGCATAAACTTACCGATTTAGAACTCACAAATTGCACTAATTTAACAGTTCTTTCTATTGAACATGTAAATGCCAATTCTGAAAACCTACGTAGTCTAGTATTTCATGGAACTTCGATGGTTATACCATCAAGATTAACATTTG gtaCAGATGAGAACTCTCCTGTTAAACATTATGAGCGTGGTTACGTTTTCAAAACACCAAACTTAAGACGTTTAGCGTTAGGATATGTTGGTATTCCAGAGAGAGAGTATAGTTTACTTTTGGCAGGCTTAACAAATTTAACTCATTTGGATTTATCCAATTGTTTTGAAGTACTGAACTTTGATTTTTACGATCATGTTCCAAATTTAGTATCGTTAACATTGTACAATGTAAAGGTCAATGGTGATCCAATAGCATTTGTTAATAACATATGTCACTTAAAAAAACTTAG GCACTTGGACATCTCGCAATCTAATTTCAAACAAGGGCAATTTGAACATCCTAATAGAATTTTAAGGCGTATAGTACTTGGATTGCCCGAGTTAGTTTCTCTGGATATTGGAGGCACTAATCTTGCAGGAAGAGGAGTTGCCGAACGACCCCTTGACACAGTCTTAGAAGATTTAACAAATAATGCTCTTTGTGACATACCAGGTCTTGCATCTAGAATTCACAAACCATTACAATTTTTAGGTCTTTATGGAACTGCTCATGCAGCTTGTAAAAGACACGATATACCAGCGAAAGTG ATAGCAGGAGATGCAAATGAAGATCAAATATTAATTGCGGCTCATGTTTGTATGAACAACAAACaagaattattacaaaaagtgTTGAGCGATCTCTATCATGTATTCAGATATGAAAATTGTCAAAGAATGGATCAAGCTCTTCGTACTGTATTAGAAGCGATGGAAAAACATCCGTATCAaaaacatatacaaatatctgGAAG tgctactttattttacatagtaaaaatgaaggaaaaaggagaactaGTTGTAGGAGTTaggaaaagaattattagcACTTTATTGACAGGAATGAGTCTTCATAGAGATGAAGAAACTATGATGCGTAATGGTTGTTTGGCATTATGTCAATTTCGCATACCACAGGACGTG atGTTCAACTACGAAGCATTAGTAAAAGTGCTCTTACATTCTGCTAAGCATGCAGAGCCAGAAGGATTTGTACAACGTAttggaatatatttattaaactcTCTAGCTTGTCAAGTTGAAGGCAAAGAAAAGTGTCTTTTAGGCAAATTAGGTTGTGTTAAAACAATGCTTGAATTAGTCGAATATAGAGTAGAATCTGGAATATTTGACGATGTGTTGGAAGTAGCATGGTCTACGATGTGGAATATGACGGATGAAACAGCTATAAATTGTCAACGATTTTTAGATGAAAGAGGAATGGTACTCTTTCTAAAATGTGTAAAA cgGTATCCAGGAAAGGAAGAATTATTGAGGAACATGATGGGTTTACTTGGTAATGTCGCGGAAGTAGATTATTTGAGAGTACATCTTATGCAACAtcgatatgtatgtgtttttgCCAATCTACTGCGTTCTAACAGTGATGGCATCgag GTATCTTATAACGCAACCGGTATACTCGCACATATGGCATCCGATGGTGTCGAAGCTTGGACGCTTGATAAACCTAGCCGAGATGAAGTTTTAGATTTTATGGTCCAAGCTATTGAAAGATGGGATTTATCTGCGGAACGTAACATTAATTATCGTTCATTTTTACCGCTTTTACGTTTACTGGATGTATACCATACTCCAGAATGTCAACATTGGGCTGTATGGGCACTCGCCAATCTTACCAATGTTTATC CACACAAATATTGTTCATTAGTtataaaagaaggaggaatAGAAAAACTGAATGCTCTTAAAATAGATCGAAGGCCGTACGAACGAATTAAAGAACTTGCAACAATTGTAATAGAAAATTGCTGTCAAGATAACAGTCATTCCAATGATGGGAATTATCTTCAAGCACACTCAGATGCAGAATATAGCCTTGATggttaa
- the LOC127067111 gene encoding pancreatic triacylglycerol lipase-like, whose protein sequence is MSLVESYILLATAFVSAYAHPQNTLLNDVETIIKSVFKAAREPATFNLYTRENPFGEEQLFLNNTEVLYASHFNESRPTKFIVHGFSDTGNEAWVRGLIDAYLLHEDVNVIVVGWGILAADVYPVAANNTRKVGEFFGDFLEFLNRESNLEYKDVHISGHSLGSHVAGFAGAYLDGRIGRITGLDPASPLFETISGIVDPEFRLDPTDAQFVDVIHTSGPAFGFLAPLGHADFYPNNGEFPQPGCSFLPTTTYCSHSRAHQFMTESIGSTAGFKARTCESWEKYKERRCDYNPIVLMGEYASTSLRGKFYLSTNDEPPFAIE, encoded by the exons ATGTCACTTGTTGAATCCTACATTCTTTTAGCGACCGCCTTCGTATCAG CGTACGCGCATCCGCAAAACACGTTATTAAACGACGTAGAAACGATCATCAAGTCGGTTTTTAAGGCAGCACGAGAACCAGCAACGTTTAATTTGTATACCAG gGAAAATCCTTTCGGTGAGGAACAGTTATTCTTGAATAATACAGAAGTCCTCTATGCATCTCACTTTAATGAAAGTCGTCCAACGAAGTTTATCGTTCATGGATTTAGCGACACTGGTAATGAAGCATGGGTACGAGGACTCATAGACG ctTACCTGTTACACGAAGATGTGAACGTAATAGTCGTTGGTTGGGGTATCTTGGCAGCAGACGTTTATCCTGTGGCTGCGAACAATACACGCAAAGTAGGAGAATTTTTTGGGGATTTTCTCGAATTTCTTAACAGAGAATCGAATCTCGAATACAAGGACGTTCATATTAGCGGTCATAGTTTGGGTTCGCACGTAGCAGGTTTTGCTGGGGCTTATCTCGATGGTCGTATCGGCCGAATAACTg GTCTAGATCCTGCAAGTCCTCTTTTTGAAACGATCTCAGGAATCGTTGATCCAGAATTTCGATTAGATCCTACGGACGCACAATTTGTTGATGTTATACATACAAGTGGACCGGCTTTTGGATTTCTGGCACCCTTAGGTCATGCTGATTTTTATCCCAATAATGGTGAATTCCCACAACCTGGATGTTCTTTCTTACCAACGACCA CCTATTGTAGTCATTCTCGTGCACATCAGTTTATGACAGAAAGCATTGGTAGTACTGCAGGGTTTAAAGCAAGGACCTGTGAAAGTTGGGAAAAATACAAGGAACGTCGTTGTGATTACAATCCGATTGTCTTAATGGGAGAATACGCATCCACATC ATTACGAGGCAAATTTTATTTGTCCACCAACGATGAACCACCGTTCGCAATAGAATGA
- the LOC127067119 gene encoding male-enhanced antigen 1, giving the protein MSPEPTQEPIEESLNVPNLIIDTRMATDSDSEDEDIAMAGYMPLSQLPTDSDLILEDDEDDEWISQTGETNHAVPVSLSDSQQTCLNETIEVWSSPSNRSNIDMDADKINQVKSMMATFTLPSTAIPEWANTISEEEWKEQLIDRIKEMQNKEK; this is encoded by the exons ATGTCTCCTGAACCTACTCAAGAACCTATAGAAGAAAGTTTAAATGTACCTAATTTGATCATTGATACAAGGATGGCAACAGATTCTGACAGCGAAGATGAAGATATTGCAATGGCTGGATATATGCCATTATCTCAATTACCTACTGATAGCGATCTTATATTAGAGGATGATGaa gATGACGAATGGATATCTCAAACTGGTGAAACAAATCATGCAGTACCTGTATCATTAAGCGATTCACAGcag ACATGCCTTAACGAAACAATAGAAGTATGGTCATCTCCATCTAATAGATCTAATATAGATATGGATGcagataaaattaatcaagTAAAATCAATGATGGCAACTTTCACATTACCGTCCACAGCAATTCCAGAATGGGCAAATACTATTTCTGAGGAAGAATGGAAAGAacaattaatcgatcgtataaaagaaatgcaaaataaagaaaagtga
- the LOC127067054 gene encoding sodium- and chloride-dependent GABA transporter 1-like yields the protein MPSTGTAGRSKVDRSTSPLSRNPVNPVNQVNPVNPVQELKALFSEPPVRVPSGGKEQDFRFEAIECLQSSVVKETKDLPDRGSWSSKVEFILSVVGLAIGLGNVWRFPYLCYKNGGGAFMVPYFIALALAGIPMFLMELSLGQMMTIGGLGVFKIAPIFKGIGYATCVLSCWTNIYYIIILAWALFYLLVSLQSDVPWRNCGNSWNTNYCITPIDRLKAVCWPDEEDTICATSIGNLSHTLLNDPVKEFWERRTLQISSGVDNVGGIRWELAGTLAVVWIMCYFCIWKGVKWTGKVVYFTSLFPYALLTVLLIRGLTLPGATEGLKYYFTPNLSKLGDPEVWIDAVTQIFFSYALGLGALVALGSYNKYNNNVYKDSLIVCTVNTCTSILSGVVIFSVVGFMAHEQQKPVADVAASGPGLAFLVYPSAVLQLPGASIWSCLFFIMLLLIGLDSQFCTVEGFITAAVDEWPRLLRKRKEIFIAFVCFISYLIGLLCITEGGMYVFQLLDSYAVSGFCLLFLIFFECIAVSWAFGINRFYDGIRDMIGYYPCYWWKICWLFTTPAVCVGVFIFNIIQFVPVKYLTYEYPWWSHLLGCLCGLSSMMCIPSYMIYIWCVTPGTTSEKFRKLVRIEDDIATLRLKLNATKTAAINSGHEL from the exons ATGCCTTCGACCGGAACGGCTGGACGGTCTAAGGTAGACAGGTCCACCAGCCCTCTTTCAAGGAACCCGGTGAATCCAGTGAACCAGGTTAATCCAGTGAATCCTGTGCAGGAACTGAAGGCCCTTTTTTCCGAGCCACCTGTGAGAGTTCCGAGCGGTGGTAAGGAACAAGATTTCCGATTCGAAGCTATCGAATGTCTACAATCGTCGGTTGTGAAGGAAACAAAAGATTTACCGGATCGAGGATCATGGAGCAGCAAG GTGGAATTCATTTTATCGGTTGTGGGTCTTGCCATCGGTTTAGGAAATGTATGGCGATTTCCTTATCTTTGTTACAAAAATGGAGGCGGGGCCTTTATGGTTCCTTATTTTATTGCTTTGGCTCTCGCCGGTATACCCATGTTTCTAATGGAACTATCCTTGGGACAAATGATGACCATAGGTGGCCTTGGAGTCTTTAAAATAGCACCGATTTTTAAAG GTATTGGATACGCTACCTGCGTGCTCTCCTGCTggacaaatatttattatattattatactggCGTGGGcactattttatttgttagttTCTCTACAATCag ATGTTCCATGGAGAAATTGCGGCAATTCATGGAATACGAATTATTGCATCACCCCCATAGATCGTCTTAAAGCGGTTTGCTGGCCAGACGAAGAGGACACGATATGTGCTACTTCGATCGGAAACTTGAGCCACACACTTCTCAATGATCCAGTAAAAGAATTTTGGGA GAGGCGCACTCTTCAAATTTCTTCTGGCGTTGATAATGTAGGCGGAATTAGATGGGAATTAGCAGGTACTTTGGCTGTTGTATGGATCATgtgttatttttgtatttggAAAGGAGTAAAATGGACAGGAAAA GTCGTCTATTTCACGTCCTTGTTTCCATACGCATTGCTGACAGTTTTATTGATAAGAGGCTTGACACTGCCAGGTGCGACGGAAGGTCTGAAATATTACTTTACACCAAATCTTAGTAAACTTGGCGATCCAGAG gtATGGATAGATGCAGTGACGCAAATATTCTTCTCTTACGCATTGGGACTAGGTGCTCTTGTTGCGCTCGGAAGTTACaacaaatataacaataatgtttataa AGATTCTCTTATAGTATGCACAGTAAATACATGTACGAGTATACTCAGTGGTGTAGTCATATTTTCTGTAGTGGGTTTTATGGCACACGAACAACAAAAACCAGTTGCCGACGTTGCTGCTTCCG GTCCAGGTTTAGCTTTCTTAGTTTATCCTTCGGCAGTACTTCAATTGCCGGGAGCATCGATCTGGtcgtgtttattttttattatgctTTTATTGATTGGATTGGATAGTCAG TTTTGTACCGTGGAAGGCTTTATAACCGCTGCTGTGGACGAATGGCCTAGACTTCTAAGAAAACGCAAGGAAATATTTATCGCTTTCGTCTGTTTTATCTCATATCTCATCGGTCTTTTATGCATAACCGAA GGAGGAATGTATGTGTTTCAACTTTTGGATTCCTACGCGGTGAGTGGATTTTGTCttctatttttgatattttttgagTGCATCGCTGTATCATGGGCGTTCggaattaatcgattttatgaTGGCATACGAGATATGATCGGTTATTACCCTTGTTACTGGTGGAAGATATGTTGGCTATTCACTACACCAGCGGTTTGTGTG ggcgtcttcatttttaatattatccaaTTTGTTCCTGTTAAATATCTTACATACGAATACCCATGGTGGAGTCATCTTTTGGGGTGTTTGTGTGGCTTATCTTCTATGATGTGTATTCCTtcttatatgatttatatttggtGTGTTACACCTGGAACTACCTCAGAG aaatttcGAAAGTTGGTAAGAATAGAGGACGATATTGCAACATTACGTTTGAAATTAAATGCTACAAAAACTGCTGCCATTAATTCAGGACATGAATTATAA